In Candidatus Anaeroferrophillus wilburensis, one DNA window encodes the following:
- a CDS encoding hydantoinase B/oxoprolinase family protein yields MADPTKFRFSIDRGGTFTDIYAEVPGEPAGWVLKLLSENPQHYDDAPREGIRRIIEAATGSPLAADEIPVDSIEWIRMGTTVATNALLERQGARCALVITKGFGDLLQIGNQTRPHLFDLEIHKPDLLYETVLEVDERLRLLGAEEAAGPLQVVNGVTGESLVVARKPDLAAVRRQLQQVYDQGIRSLAVVFMHAYAWPDHELAVGRLAVELGFSQVSLSSAVMPMVKIVPRGDTAMVDAYLTPHIRTYLAGFQAGFAGRLQPRNLLFMQSDGGLTPAGDFTGSRAILSGPAGGVVGYAATTYEQQGKRPVIGFDMGGTSTDVSRFAGEYELVHETETAGVRIQAPQLEIKTVAAGGGSRLFFTNGMFLVGPKSSGAHPGPVCYRNNGFLSVTDANLVLGRLQPDYFPHIFGPQENQPLDLEASRKAFVRLTAEINDYYGRLGRPSMTMEEVAYGFLQVANEVMVRPIREISVLRGFDIKQHVLATFGGAGPQHAVAVARSLGISRIVIHRYAGILSAYGMGLAAVVVEKQQPSAVVYSSGAAVGLQTALDTLEQQASGELLDRGFTPEQLISQRFLNLRYQGTDSALMIAQPADGDFAAAFRVAYEREFGFELPGRDVVVDDLRVRVSGTHDRVHVPSPLPAMGDPVPEGEAVCYFAGGWHQTPIFQLAVLASGQQLAGPAMIIHDTCTILVEPDCLARITATGDIQIDVGGSSSQRAQTALDPVQLAIFSNLFISIAEQMGRTLQKTAISTNIKERLDFSCALFGPGGELVANAPHLPVHLGSMSAAVKEQIRLRDGVFHEGEVLVSNHPAAGGTHLPDITVITPVIHDGKPLFFVASRGHHADIGGISPGSMPPFSRQLAEEGACISSFTLVRDGVFQEAGISALLTASGGEAGFSNHLPIQGTRAIEDNLSDLKAQVAANRKGIALIKEMISAYSLEMVQAYMGYVQDSAERAVRRSLKALSRQKGLREVDTVYAEEFLDDGSPIVLTLTLDRTTGSAIFDFDGTGQEVWGNCNAPRAVTMSAILYALRCLIAEDLPLNYGCLVPITIRIPAGSLLDPSPTAAVVGGNVLTSQRVVDVILKAFGVAAASQGCMNNLTFGNERFGYYETIGGGAGAGPSWHGQSGVHTHMTNTRITDPEILERRYPVLLWEFAIRPDSGGAGRFCGGNGLIRELEFLEPLQVAILSERRVHAPYGLAGGEPGKRGQNLFIRTDGRVLNLGGKNEITAGPGDRIRILTPGGGGFGGE; encoded by the coding sequence ATGGCAGATCCGACAAAATTCCGTTTTTCCATTGATCGCGGCGGCACCTTTACGGATATTTACGCCGAAGTTCCCGGCGAACCGGCAGGGTGGGTGCTCAAGCTGCTGTCTGAGAATCCGCAACACTATGATGATGCCCCTCGGGAGGGGATCAGAAGGATAATTGAGGCGGCGACCGGTAGTCCACTGGCCGCCGATGAGATTCCGGTGGACAGCATTGAGTGGATCCGGATGGGAACCACGGTGGCGACCAATGCTTTGCTGGAAAGGCAGGGTGCTCGGTGCGCCCTGGTGATCACCAAAGGTTTTGGAGACCTTTTGCAGATCGGCAACCAGACCAGGCCGCATCTTTTTGATCTGGAAATTCACAAACCTGATCTGTTGTATGAAACAGTACTGGAGGTTGATGAGCGACTGCGCCTCCTTGGCGCCGAGGAAGCAGCAGGACCGTTGCAGGTGGTTAACGGAGTGACCGGTGAATCGCTGGTGGTGGCCAGGAAGCCCGATCTGGCGGCAGTCCGTCGGCAGCTGCAACAGGTCTATGACCAGGGCATTCGCAGCCTGGCGGTGGTGTTCATGCATGCCTATGCCTGGCCCGACCATGAACTGGCGGTTGGCCGTCTGGCCGTGGAGCTGGGCTTCTCCCAAGTTTCCCTTTCCTCTGCGGTTATGCCGATGGTCAAGATAGTTCCCAGGGGGGACACTGCCATGGTTGACGCCTATCTCACCCCCCACATCCGCACCTACCTTGCCGGTTTCCAAGCCGGGTTTGCCGGCCGTCTCCAGCCGCGTAATCTGCTATTCATGCAGTCGGATGGTGGTCTGACGCCGGCCGGTGACTTTACCGGCAGCCGGGCAATCTTGTCGGGTCCGGCGGGTGGCGTGGTGGGGTACGCGGCAACCACTTATGAACAGCAGGGTAAGCGGCCGGTGATTGGCTTTGATATGGGTGGCACGTCCACCGATGTCTCCCGGTTTGCCGGCGAGTACGAGCTGGTCCATGAGACGGAAACCGCTGGGGTTCGCATCCAGGCGCCCCAGCTGGAGATCAAAACGGTGGCCGCCGGCGGCGGCTCGCGGCTTTTTTTTACCAACGGCATGTTTCTGGTGGGACCAAAATCCTCGGGTGCCCATCCTGGCCCGGTCTGTTATCGCAACAACGGTTTTTTGTCGGTTACTGATGCCAACCTGGTGCTCGGCCGTCTGCAGCCTGATTATTTTCCCCATATTTTTGGGCCACAGGAGAATCAGCCCCTCGACCTGGAGGCATCAAGAAAGGCATTTGTCCGGCTGACGGCTGAAATCAATGATTATTATGGCCGGTTGGGACGGCCGTCAATGACCATGGAGGAAGTGGCTTATGGCTTTCTCCAGGTGGCCAATGAGGTGATGGTCAGACCCATCCGGGAGATATCGGTGCTGCGCGGCTTTGACATTAAGCAGCATGTGCTGGCTACTTTCGGTGGTGCCGGTCCCCAGCATGCGGTGGCGGTTGCCCGCTCACTGGGTATTTCGCGCATTGTCATTCATCGTTATGCCGGCATTCTTTCAGCCTATGGCATGGGGCTGGCGGCAGTAGTAGTGGAGAAACAGCAGCCGTCGGCGGTGGTCTACAGTAGTGGGGCGGCGGTCGGCCTGCAGACGGCACTGGATACTTTGGAGCAGCAGGCATCAGGAGAGCTGCTGGACCGGGGTTTTACCCCTGAGCAGCTTATCAGTCAGCGATTTCTCAACCTCCGCTATCAGGGGACGGACTCGGCATTGATGATCGCCCAGCCGGCGGACGGCGATTTTGCCGCCGCCTTCCGGGTGGCCTATGAGCGTGAGTTCGGTTTTGAACTGCCCGGCCGTGATGTTGTGGTTGACGACCTGCGGGTCAGGGTCAGCGGCACCCATGACCGGGTGCATGTGCCATCCCCGCTGCCAGCCATGGGAGATCCTGTCCCAGAGGGTGAAGCAGTCTGTTATTTTGCCGGTGGCTGGCACCAGACGCCGATTTTTCAGCTGGCGGTTCTAGCCTCTGGCCAGCAGCTTGCCGGGCCGGCGATGATTATCCATGACACCTGCACGATCCTGGTGGAACCGGACTGTCTGGCCAGGATAACGGCCACCGGTGACATCCAGATCGACGTTGGCGGGAGCTCGTCACAGCGGGCGCAAACCGCTCTTGATCCCGTGCAGCTTGCCATTTTCAGCAACCTCTTCATCTCCATTGCCGAACAGATGGGGCGAACCCTCCAGAAAACGGCGATCTCCACCAATATCAAGGAACGGCTCGATTTTTCCTGTGCCCTCTTCGGTCCCGGCGGCGAGCTGGTGGCCAACGCACCCCACCTGCCCGTCCATCTTGGTTCCATGAGTGCGGCGGTGAAGGAGCAGATCCGCCTGCGTGACGGTGTCTTCCATGAAGGAGAGGTGCTGGTGAGCAACCATCCGGCCGCCGGCGGCACCCATCTCCCCGATATCACGGTGATCACACCGGTGATCCATGATGGCAAGCCGTTGTTCTTTGTTGCCAGCCGGGGCCATCATGCCGATATTGGCGGCATATCTCCCGGTTCCATGCCGCCTTTTTCCCGGCAGTTGGCGGAGGAGGGCGCCTGTATCAGCTCCTTTACCCTGGTGCGTGACGGTGTTTTCCAGGAAGCGGGCATTAGTGCTCTGCTGACGGCATCCGGCGGCGAAGCAGGTTTTTCCAATCATTTGCCAATTCAGGGGACGCGTGCCATTGAGGATAACCTCTCTGATCTGAAGGCCCAGGTCGCTGCCAATCGGAAGGGAATTGCACTGATCAAAGAGATGATCAGTGCCTATTCCCTGGAAATGGTACAAGCCTACATGGGGTATGTGCAGGACAGTGCTGAACGTGCAGTTCGGCGGAGCCTCAAGGCGTTGTCCCGGCAAAAGGGGCTGCGGGAGGTTGATACGGTGTATGCCGAAGAGTTCCTCGATGACGGCAGCCCCATCGTCTTGACCTTGACGCTTGACCGGACAACCGGCAGTGCTATTTTTGATTTCGATGGCACCGGACAGGAGGTATGGGGCAACTGCAATGCCCCCCGGGCGGTGACCATGTCGGCGATTCTTTATGCCCTGCGCTGCCTGATTGCCGAAGATCTGCCGCTGAATTACGGCTGTCTGGTACCGATCACCATCAGGATTCCGGCTGGCTCGCTGCTGGATCCCTCGCCGACGGCAGCGGTGGTTGGCGGCAATGTGCTGACTTCCCAGCGGGTGGTTGATGTCATTCTCAAAGCTTTTGGCGTTGCGGCCGCGTCCCAGGGGTGTATGAACAACCTGACCTTCGGCAATGAACGATTTGGCTACTATGAAACCATCGGTGGCGGCGCTGGCGCCGGCCCCTCCTGGCATGGCCAGTCGGGGGTTCACACCCACATGACCAATACCAGGATTACTGATCCAGAAATCCTCGAAAGACGGTATCCGGTTCTTCTGTGGGAGTTTGCCATTCGGCCCGACTCCGGCGGCGCCGGGCGCTTCTGCGGCGGCAATGGTTTGATCCGTGAACTGGAGTTTCTCGAGCCTCTGCAGGTGGCGATTCTTTCCGAGCGCCGGGTCCACGCTCCCTATGGGCTGGCCGGCGGTGAGCCGGGCAAGCGGGGGCAGAATCTTTTTATCCGGACCGATGGCCGGGTGCTTAATCTGGGCGGCAAAAACGAGATCACTGCCGGTCCCGGAGACCGGATTCGCATTCTTACCCCCGGTGGCGGCGGATTCGGCGGTGAGTAG
- a CDS encoding acylneuraminate cytidylyltransferase family protein, which produces MIDGNTILVVVPARGGSKGVKLKNLRPLNGVPLVSLVGQVVRQLPYVDRAVVSTDHPEIAAAAVASGLEAPFLRPDSLAGDRIADWDVLHHVLMICEEMDSCRYDVIVMLQPTSPSRRPEQVTATVQKLITGGYDAVWTVSETDSKAHPLKQLVILEDRLSYYDPAGATIIARQQLTPVYHRNGIAYAISRDCLVNKRSIMGEQTSFVLVDGPVINIDTELDFQFAEFLLRQAGSHD; this is translated from the coding sequence ATGATTGACGGTAACACTATTCTGGTGGTTGTGCCGGCCAGAGGCGGCAGCAAGGGGGTTAAACTTAAAAATCTGCGGCCCCTTAACGGGGTTCCCTTGGTTTCCCTGGTTGGTCAGGTGGTTCGGCAGCTTCCCTATGTGGATAGGGCGGTGGTTTCCACTGACCATCCCGAGATAGCAGCTGCCGCTGTAGCCAGCGGCCTGGAAGCACCATTCCTCCGTCCCGACTCCCTTGCCGGGGACCGGATTGCCGACTGGGATGTCCTGCACCATGTCCTCATGATCTGTGAAGAGATGGACAGCTGCCGCTATGATGTCATCGTCATGCTGCAGCCGACCTCTCCTTCCCGGCGGCCTGAGCAGGTGACTGCCACGGTTCAAAAGCTCATCACCGGCGGTTATGACGCGGTGTGGACGGTGAGTGAAACCGATAGTAAAGCACATCCGCTGAAGCAGCTGGTTATTCTCGAAGACCGGCTGTCCTACTATGACCCTGCCGGCGCTACAATCATCGCCCGTCAGCAGCTAACCCCAGTCTACCATCGGAATGGCATTGCCTATGCGATCAGCAGGGACTGCCTGGTGAACAAAAGAAGCATCATGGGGGAACAGACATCTTTTGTCCTCGTCGATGGGCCGGTAATCAATATCGATACGGAACTGGATTTCCAGTTCGCCGAGTTTCTCCTGCGGCAGGCGGGGTCCCATGATTGA
- a CDS encoding Gfo/Idh/MocA family oxidoreductase → MKIYGAGSIGNHLAHGCRSQGWEVTICDLDPAALQRTRTEIYPARYGSWDAAIRLVAPAQVAAEPADLVILGTPPDTHMAIAKTILAGDNPPKVLLIEKPVCTPALEDARELVALQKSSGTFVAVGYNHTLTSNTRRAEELLDNQLIGQPLTISARFREYWGGIFRAHPWLNGPKDSYLGFAARGGGAGGEHSHATNIWQHFAHLVGVGRITEVAAMLDMVDDGTVCYDRVFQVHVKTDAGLVGSIIQDVVTEPAEKMLRIQGTEGFLEWCVNHDASHDAVRYAGSRTEMTEELFAKTRPDDFLGEIEHLGAILGGQSPEASPIALNRGLDTMLVVAAAYQSHQLQRPVRINYDAGYQQEALETV, encoded by the coding sequence GTGAAAATTTATGGTGCTGGTTCTATCGGCAACCATCTGGCCCACGGTTGCCGTTCCCAAGGATGGGAGGTGACCATCTGTGATCTGGACCCGGCGGCTTTGCAGCGCACCAGGACGGAGATTTATCCCGCTCGCTATGGTTCCTGGGATGCAGCCATCAGACTGGTTGCGCCTGCTCAGGTTGCGGCGGAGCCTGCTGACCTGGTGATTTTGGGAACGCCACCTGACACCCACATGGCGATTGCCAAAACCATCCTTGCCGGAGATAATCCGCCTAAAGTGCTGTTGATTGAAAAGCCTGTGTGTACTCCAGCTCTGGAGGATGCCCGGGAGTTGGTTGCCCTGCAGAAGAGCAGTGGTACTTTTGTTGCGGTCGGTTATAATCACACCCTGACCAGCAATACCCGGCGAGCCGAAGAACTACTGGATAACCAGCTGATTGGTCAACCGCTGACCATCAGCGCCCGATTCCGCGAATACTGGGGGGGGATTTTCCGGGCCCATCCTTGGCTCAACGGTCCTAAGGACAGCTATCTTGGTTTTGCTGCCCGGGGTGGCGGCGCCGGCGGCGAGCATTCCCATGCCACCAATATTTGGCAGCACTTTGCCCATTTGGTAGGGGTCGGACGGATTACTGAAGTTGCAGCCATGCTCGATATGGTTGATGACGGCACTGTATGCTACGATCGGGTTTTTCAGGTTCATGTGAAAACGGATGCCGGGCTCGTGGGTTCGATCATTCAGGATGTGGTGACCGAGCCGGCTGAAAAAATGCTGCGGATCCAAGGAACGGAAGGCTTTCTCGAATGGTGTGTTAACCACGATGCCAGCCATGATGCTGTTCGTTATGCCGGTTCCCGTACAGAAATGACCGAAGAACTTTTTGCTAAAACCAGGCCGGACGATTTTCTTGGTGAGATTGAACATCTTGGAGCTATTCTTGGGGGGCAAAGTCCCGAGGCGTCGCCCATTGCCCTGAACAGAGGGCTTGACACCATGCTGGTTGTCGCCGCAGCCTACCAGTCTCACCAGCTTCAGCGGCCGGTACGAATCAACTATGATGCCGGTTACCAGCAAGAGGCATTGGAAACTGTTTGA
- a CDS encoding polysaccharide pyruvyl transferase family protein — MITVYDTACGSKNLGDQIIMESVVRELAAIFPHSHLVTYPTHYPLSRHALRKAWANQLAFVGGTNILRNKRRFRAHRNPWSLAFLDARRMTPAIFMGVGAFKYSGAPDWKARWFYQRALSHSWIHSVRDNYTLCQLLQMGVNNVMNTGCPTMWCLTDEHCRNIPYSRANNVIFTLTDYHQDYVSDKALVAILLKSYEGVFFWPQGSGDLAYVKKLMRDDWHARITIIPSHLQAFDSLLEHSHSLDYVGTRLHAGIRALQKSRRTIIVGIDNRALEKQRDFNLKVCHRNNAVALTEAIEGSFQTQIRLPSECIEKWKLQFDGWQQV; from the coding sequence ATGATAACTGTTTATGATACAGCATGCGGCTCTAAAAATCTTGGTGATCAGATTATCATGGAGTCGGTGGTGCGTGAGCTGGCGGCTATTTTTCCCCATTCCCATCTGGTTACGTATCCGACGCACTATCCCCTCAGCAGACATGCATTGAGGAAAGCATGGGCTAATCAACTGGCATTCGTTGGTGGAACAAATATCCTCCGCAACAAACGTCGTTTTCGGGCGCACAGAAACCCATGGTCATTGGCTTTTCTTGATGCACGGCGGATGACTCCTGCCATTTTCATGGGAGTGGGAGCTTTCAAGTACAGTGGTGCCCCGGACTGGAAGGCCAGGTGGTTTTATCAAAGGGCTCTATCCCATAGTTGGATCCATTCTGTCCGTGATAACTATACATTGTGCCAGTTATTGCAGATGGGTGTGAATAACGTGATGAATACTGGTTGTCCAACCATGTGGTGTCTGACGGATGAACATTGCAGGAACATTCCCTATTCAAGGGCAAATAATGTGATATTTACCCTGACTGATTATCATCAGGATTACGTCAGTGATAAAGCGCTTGTGGCAATACTGCTGAAAAGCTACGAGGGGGTTTTTTTCTGGCCGCAAGGCTCAGGGGATCTTGCCTATGTCAAAAAATTGATGAGAGATGACTGGCACGCACGCATTACGATTATTCCATCTCATTTGCAAGCTTTTGATAGCCTGCTGGAACACTCACATAGTCTTGATTATGTTGGCACCCGTCTCCATGCGGGTATTCGTGCACTGCAAAAATCCAGACGGACAATTATCGTTGGTATTGATAACAGGGCTCTTGAAAAACAGCGGGATTTCAACTTAAAAGTATGTCATAGGAATAATGCGGTTGCTTTGACAGAGGCCATAGAGGGCTCATTCCAAACACAGATTAGGCTGCCAAGTGAATGCATCGAAAAATGGAAGTTGCAATTTGATGGTTGGCAACAGGTATAA
- a CDS encoding N-acetylneuraminate synthase family protein, which produces MMPVTSKRHWKLFERNKEVIMHTFDFNNLFTYDIANNHQGDLDHALRIITEIGAVNAKAGVRGAFKFQFRQLETFIHPDYKERQDIKHIPRFMGTALSLEQYRQLVKAVDNHGMYSMCTPFDEESVDIILDMGIKVIKVASCSAADWPLLERIATASRPVVVSTAGLSIDKIDRLVSFLETRNAHFALMHCVALYPTPLEKLELNQITVLRERFPHVPVGFSTHEVPDNYIPVRLAYALGARLFERHVGIKTDVHALNAYSSTPEQTARWIEAQQEAVAACGGENRSPATPEELASLHSLMRGVFAKKAIAKGEALTREEVFFAMPLHKGQLVSGDWVDGLPADRDYGLNEPISETVANASLPDREIIYRIMLQVKGMLNNARVVIGKDSAIELSHHYGLERFREFGAVIITCINRQYCKKLVIQLPRQKHPYHYHQQKEETFQLLYGDLEVELAGRRIKAEPGDTILVKPGEWHKFHTLDGAIFEEVSTTHINNDSYYEDERVARLPREARKTVIPNWNAIAGDGSFAG; this is translated from the coding sequence ATGATGCCGGTTACCAGCAAGAGGCATTGGAAACTGTTTGAAAGGAACAAGGAAGTAATAATGCACACATTTGATTTCAATAATCTCTTTACGTATGATATCGCCAACAACCATCAGGGTGATCTCGACCATGCCCTGCGGATTATCACGGAGATCGGTGCCGTCAATGCCAAGGCGGGTGTTCGTGGTGCCTTCAAATTTCAGTTTCGTCAACTGGAAACCTTTATCCATCCGGACTACAAGGAGCGGCAGGATATTAAACATATTCCGCGGTTTATGGGGACGGCCCTGAGCCTGGAACAGTACCGGCAGCTCGTTAAAGCGGTGGACAACCATGGAATGTATTCCATGTGTACCCCTTTTGATGAAGAGTCGGTGGATATCATCCTTGACATGGGCATTAAAGTCATAAAAGTGGCCAGCTGCTCGGCCGCCGACTGGCCGCTTCTCGAACGAATAGCGACAGCCAGCCGGCCGGTGGTGGTTTCAACCGCCGGCCTGAGTATTGATAAGATTGACCGGCTGGTGAGCTTTCTGGAGACCAGAAATGCCCATTTTGCCCTGATGCATTGTGTGGCTCTCTATCCGACGCCGTTGGAAAAGTTGGAATTAAACCAAATAACAGTGCTGCGGGAGCGGTTTCCCCACGTTCCAGTGGGTTTTTCCACCCATGAAGTTCCAGATAATTATATCCCGGTGCGCCTTGCCTATGCCCTTGGAGCCCGGCTGTTTGAACGGCACGTTGGCATAAAGACGGATGTCCATGCCCTCAATGCCTATTCCTCCACCCCGGAACAGACGGCCCGGTGGATTGAAGCCCAACAGGAGGCGGTTGCCGCCTGCGGCGGTGAGAACCGCAGCCCGGCAACGCCGGAAGAACTTGCTTCACTGCACTCCTTGATGCGGGGCGTTTTTGCCAAAAAGGCGATTGCAAAGGGGGAAGCGCTGACCAGAGAAGAGGTCTTTTTTGCTATGCCCCTGCACAAGGGACAGCTGGTGAGCGGCGATTGGGTTGACGGCCTGCCCGCCGACCGTGATTATGGGCTGAATGAACCGATCAGTGAGACAGTGGCTAATGCCAGCCTGCCGGATCGGGAGATTATTTATCGGATTATGCTGCAGGTCAAAGGGATGCTGAATAATGCCCGGGTTGTCATTGGCAAGGATAGTGCCATTGAGCTTTCACACCACTACGGCCTTGAGCGTTTCCGGGAGTTTGGCGCGGTGATTATCACCTGCATCAACCGTCAGTACTGCAAAAAACTGGTTATTCAGCTACCACGGCAAAAACATCCCTACCATTATCACCAGCAGAAGGAGGAAACCTTTCAGCTCCTCTATGGTGACCTTGAGGTAGAACTGGCCGGTCGGCGCATCAAGGCGGAACCGGGGGATACCATCCTGGTCAAACCGGGGGAGTGGCATAAGTTCCATACCCTTGACGGGGCGATTTTCGAAGAGGTTTCCACAACGCACATCAATAATGATTCCTACTATGAGGACGAGCGGGTTGCCCGGCTGCCCCGTGAGGCCAGAAAAACAGTCATTCCCAACTGGAATGCCATCGCCGGGGATGGTTCTTTTGCCGGTTAG
- a CDS encoding HAD family hydrolase, producing the protein MRSRVVVLDFDGTLIDSNRLKYEAFFQLFDGDERHRQVIQAVLAEMLEASRYIILEEILRRLQKTSDDHRRVEVQGLANRYNEIVLEAAKTCPLITGVPAVLADLAPMVPLYVSSTTPVDALREIIASRNWEDYFAGVFGYPAAKAQTLQEIIKTEQVKSSEVLVVGDGESDRNSARDNGCLFIPVQRDVFPTAAVMRAVMG; encoded by the coding sequence ATGAGGAGTAGGGTCGTTGTTCTGGATTTTGATGGGACGCTGATTGATTCAAATCGCCTGAAGTATGAGGCTTTTTTTCAGCTGTTTGACGGTGATGAGCGGCATCGCCAGGTGATCCAGGCGGTGCTGGCCGAGATGTTGGAGGCCAGCCGCTACATCATTCTCGAAGAGATTCTGCGTCGTCTGCAGAAGACCAGCGATGATCACCGGAGGGTGGAGGTACAGGGGCTGGCCAACCGTTATAATGAGATCGTCCTTGAGGCTGCCAAAACATGCCCGTTGATAACCGGGGTACCGGCGGTGCTGGCTGACTTGGCACCGATGGTCCCTCTCTATGTCAGTTCAACCACTCCGGTTGATGCCCTTCGAGAAATTATTGCCAGTCGCAACTGGGAAGACTATTTTGCGGGTGTGTTTGGTTATCCGGCGGCGAAAGCACAGACCCTCCAAGAGATCATTAAAACGGAACAGGTGAAGAGCAGCGAAGTGCTGGTGGTTGGTGATGGAGAGTCGGATCGAAATTCTGCCAGAGACAATGGCTGCCTTTTTATTCCTGTTCAACGGGATGTTTTCCCGACTGCTGCCGTTATGCGGGCAGTGATGGGATGA
- a CDS encoding class I SAM-dependent methyltransferase, whose amino-acid sequence MKSNQQILQSYPCLLCGRNDFIHVIDWTDRHSQPVSLSVCKTCGLRQLNPRMDDEGLTQFYSSNYYKQYSMDKKSENPTWVKRKHRIAKEILDAVGNHRLLQGLRLLDIGCGHGFLITEAKTRGASVSGIEPSVRHAKRLQERGFDVYSGSLEQYATDQPGSYDIVTCSHVLEHSENPGKFLQCAGSLLARDGLLCAEVPNAEWQTNYGKHPVSIHTAHLCYHTERSLRALFEISGLSVLSTSYGLHGGSVRVVSSRGFPKDLLDMELDDPEEIRRKTLLAFKRHTAPQPVRQFWYALRMTRKGIVKWRFKRAQNSS is encoded by the coding sequence ATGAAGTCAAACCAGCAAATTCTACAATCATATCCATGTCTTCTCTGTGGGCGTAATGATTTCATACATGTCATCGATTGGACTGACAGACATAGCCAACCCGTCTCGCTGAGTGTATGTAAGACCTGCGGTTTGCGGCAACTCAACCCCAGAATGGATGATGAGGGACTGACACAATTCTACTCCTCAAACTATTATAAACAATACTCAATGGACAAAAAATCCGAGAACCCCACATGGGTCAAAAGGAAGCACCGGATTGCCAAGGAGATTCTGGATGCCGTGGGAAACCACCGACTATTACAAGGGCTCCGACTGTTGGACATAGGCTGCGGCCATGGTTTCCTCATTACCGAGGCCAAAACCAGAGGCGCCTCGGTGTCAGGCATAGAGCCTTCTGTTAGGCATGCAAAACGCCTTCAAGAGAGAGGATTCGACGTGTACTCAGGATCCCTAGAGCAATATGCCACTGACCAGCCAGGTTCATACGACATCGTTACCTGCTCACACGTACTCGAGCACAGTGAAAATCCAGGGAAGTTTCTGCAATGTGCAGGCAGCCTTTTGGCCAGGGACGGACTTTTATGTGCGGAAGTTCCCAATGCCGAGTGGCAGACAAACTATGGAAAGCATCCGGTTTCAATCCATACAGCCCACCTCTGCTATCACACTGAACGTTCTCTCAGGGCTCTTTTCGAGATATCCGGCTTAAGCGTGCTGTCAACATCCTATGGCCTTCATGGGGGATCAGTCAGAGTGGTCAGTTCCCGTGGCTTTCCAAAGGATTTGCTGGACATGGAGCTAGATGATCCAGAGGAGATCAGGAGAAAAACGTTGCTCGCATTCAAGAGGCATACCGCCCCACAGCCCGTCAGACAGTTTTGGTACGCACTCAGAATGACACGTAAGGGAATTGTCAAATGGCGCTTTAAGCGGGCCCAAAACAGCAGCTGA